A window from Granulicella tundricola MP5ACTX9 encodes these proteins:
- a CDS encoding OmpA family protein yields MRSTTLTLVLAILGCSAALAQQSSGNPALIVPKLDVSLGYNFMRANAPPGGCPCFSLNGGYLAAGVHIVDWLSVEGEATGGRANDISLLGQNLNLITVAAGPRVTLSGHRIVPFGEALFGIAHGSDSYFPTGTSFTTSASSFALSAGGGLDYSINHRYAIRALDVQYLRTAFPNGNSNTQNHLMIGAGLVVKFGGHMHWSPAPVAREEKRPSEISFTCSSVTPTVKEGDIIEVSGHAFTSPDQLALDYAWTSDSGVIIGSGRMIAVKTAGMAPGDYHVKGKAALLSSPTTFAECEVPFHVSARPVAVANGAGSSLTPAEIAKSDVIFHENVQDALFDYDSAEIRPDAKVAIEHAGKFLTEHPDIQVLIEGYADDRGSAEYNLGLGAQRASAARTALMEQGIPPERLKIISYGKEAQVCVQQTEQCWQQNRRAAFSMHH; encoded by the coding sequence ATGCGTTCCACTACTCTGACTCTTGTCCTTGCCATCCTCGGATGCTCTGCCGCCCTCGCGCAGCAGAGCTCCGGCAACCCCGCTCTCATTGTCCCTAAACTTGACGTCTCGCTCGGTTACAACTTCATGCGAGCCAACGCACCCCCCGGCGGCTGCCCCTGCTTCAGCCTGAACGGAGGTTATCTTGCTGCAGGCGTGCATATTGTTGACTGGCTCAGCGTGGAAGGCGAAGCTACAGGAGGTCGTGCCAATGACATCAGCCTCCTCGGGCAGAACCTCAATTTGATCACCGTCGCTGCCGGACCGCGCGTGACGCTCAGCGGACATCGCATCGTCCCTTTCGGTGAAGCCCTCTTCGGTATCGCCCACGGAAGCGACTCTTACTTCCCTACCGGCACCAGCTTCACCACTTCTGCAAGCAGCTTCGCCCTCAGCGCCGGCGGAGGGCTGGACTACAGCATCAACCATCGCTATGCTATCCGTGCTCTCGACGTCCAGTACCTGCGAACAGCCTTTCCCAACGGGAACAGCAATACTCAAAACCACCTCATGATCGGCGCAGGTCTCGTCGTCAAGTTCGGAGGCCATATGCACTGGTCGCCCGCGCCCGTTGCACGAGAAGAGAAAAGACCCAGCGAGATCTCCTTCACCTGCAGCAGCGTCACGCCCACAGTCAAGGAAGGCGACATCATCGAGGTTAGCGGCCATGCCTTCACCAGCCCGGATCAACTCGCGCTTGACTATGCGTGGACCTCGGATTCCGGCGTCATCATCGGCTCCGGTCGCATGATCGCCGTGAAGACCGCGGGGATGGCACCCGGCGACTATCACGTGAAGGGAAAGGCCGCCCTCCTCTCTAGCCCAACAACCTTTGCCGAGTGCGAGGTGCCTTTTCATGTGAGCGCTCGCCCCGTGGCAGTAGCGAATGGGGCCGGGTCATCCTTAACCCCGGCCGAGATCGCCAAGAGCGATGTCATCTTCCATGAGAACGTGCAGGACGCTCTGTTCGACTATGACAGCGCGGAGATCAGGCCGGACGCCAAGGTCGCCATCGAGCATGCCGGTAAATTCCTCACAGAGCACCCGGACATTCAGGTCCTCATTGAAGGGTACGCCGACGATCGCGGCTCCGCGGAATACAATCTCGGCCTCGGCGCACAACGGGCCAGCGCAGCACGCACCGCACTCATGGAGCAAGGCATCCCACCCGAGCGGCTGAAGATCATCAGCTACGGCAAGGAAGCCCAGGTCTGCGTACAGCAGACAGAGCAGTGCTGGCAGCAGAACCGCCGCGCAGCCTTCTCCATGCACCATTGA
- a CDS encoding PAS domain-containing protein, with product MKKSENVSASGLSACARIVGASEMAGRVRNYIWRDTLLGPIEGWPHALVSSVNLALNSSVAAALYWGPELIFICNDASVRMMGDYLNDFLGLSAEKLWMEHWPNVEQQFRAVLTNGESFTGEGVPFTFKRANPSDEIHFTYSLSPIYDEGSVVGIYRTLDDMTGQVVAMRNLAEANERLRMALTAGCLGVWDWHIHTGIVYADETTAKLYSIDPNEAGTGVSNKLFERMLHLDDIAPLSDAIIGCITTGKEYSVDVRVNRGDGSYRWVRSMGRCVYDKNGHAYRVTGLKSDVTDLRRSESKPQAAQGTLLPIEAWEKLPLHMQSLLRGTLPFLVDSPDQIRLVVVPDVNGTQISLRVAATDLGKAIGKQGRTIRAFRTILQAVNGIGEHRYSIDIESRAASDSNQA from the coding sequence ATGAAAAAATCAGAAAATGTTTCCGCTTCGGGGTTGAGCGCCTGTGCGCGTATCGTCGGAGCCAGCGAAATGGCCGGGCGCGTACGAAATTACATTTGGCGGGACACCCTGCTCGGCCCTATCGAAGGTTGGCCCCATGCCTTAGTTTCGTCCGTCAATCTTGCGCTCAACTCCTCGGTCGCCGCTGCTCTCTATTGGGGTCCCGAACTGATCTTCATCTGCAACGACGCTAGCGTCCGCATGATGGGTGATTACCTCAATGATTTCCTGGGTCTCTCGGCAGAAAAGCTTTGGATGGAGCATTGGCCCAATGTGGAGCAACAGTTCCGCGCTGTGCTTACCAACGGAGAGTCATTCACCGGGGAGGGTGTCCCTTTCACTTTCAAGAGGGCAAATCCCTCAGACGAAATTCATTTCACTTACAGCCTGAGTCCTATCTATGACGAGGGGTCTGTCGTCGGAATCTACCGGACCCTTGACGACATGACCGGGCAAGTTGTGGCGATGCGGAACCTCGCCGAAGCGAACGAGCGCCTCCGTATGGCCCTCACTGCGGGATGCCTGGGGGTGTGGGACTGGCACATCCATACCGGCATCGTTTACGCGGATGAAACCACCGCGAAACTCTATAGCATCGACCCTAACGAGGCAGGGACCGGAGTCTCAAATAAGCTCTTTGAGCGGATGTTGCACCTGGACGACATAGCGCCACTCTCGGACGCAATCATTGGCTGCATCACAACAGGCAAAGAGTACAGCGTGGACGTTCGTGTGAACCGTGGGGATGGAAGCTATCGGTGGGTGAGGTCGATGGGGCGTTGCGTCTACGATAAGAACGGCCACGCCTACCGCGTCACCGGCTTGAAATCTGACGTAACCGACCTGAGACGCTCCGAGAGCAAACCGCAAGCCGCGCAGGGCACATTGCTTCCTATTGAGGCATGGGAGAAACTCCCGCTACACATGCAGTCCCTTTTAAGGGGGACACTTCCCTTCTTGGTGGATAGCCCCGACCAAATTAGGTTGGTGGTGGTTCCTGATGTCAATGGCACTCAGATCAGCCTCCGCGTGGCGGCTACCGATCTTGGAAAAGCCATCGGCAAGCAAGGACGGACTATCCGGGCATTCCGCACAATTCTCCAAGCGGTGAACGGCATCGGGGAACATCGTTATTCCATTGATATCGAGTCACGTGCGGCCTCCGACTCAAACCAAGCGTAA
- a CDS encoding IS5 family transposase, translating into MKQQTFASQSSFEKYGRKSRRELFLDEMEVVVPWPELQALVEPHYPKAGNGRRPVGLAIMLRTYFMQQWFNLSDPGVEEAFYESFTLRRFAGVDLGVAPAPDETTVLRFRHLLEKHDLGGAMLDAVNLHLAARGIRIETGTIVDATIIHAPSSTKNEKKERDPAMRQTRKGKQWYFGLKAHIGVDAKEGHVHSVATSAANVSDVHMLPDLLHGDERKVWGDGGYQGQTKAIRQAAPKAQDMTCKRTRFKNYVDEAAKKKNTTKSKVRAKVEHVFRVLKRVFGFDKVRYRGIAKNHHRLCANFALINLYLHRKHLAGTAA; encoded by the coding sequence ATGAAGCAGCAGACGTTTGCGTCCCAGTCGAGCTTTGAGAAGTATGGGCGGAAGTCTCGGCGGGAGCTGTTTTTGGATGAAATGGAAGTGGTTGTTCCGTGGCCCGAGTTACAGGCTCTGGTCGAACCGCACTACCCGAAGGCCGGCAACGGCCGTCGTCCTGTCGGGCTTGCGATCATGCTTCGGACGTACTTTATGCAACAGTGGTTCAACTTGTCCGACCCCGGCGTCGAAGAGGCGTTTTACGAGTCCTTCACGCTGCGGCGGTTCGCTGGTGTTGACCTGGGCGTGGCTCCGGCACCGGATGAAACGACAGTGCTGCGCTTCCGCCACCTGCTCGAAAAGCATGACCTTGGCGGTGCCATGCTCGACGCGGTGAACCTGCATCTGGCGGCCAGGGGCATCCGCATCGAGACCGGCACGATCGTGGATGCGACCATTATTCATGCGCCTTCTTCGACCAAGAACGAGAAGAAAGAGCGTGATCCGGCGATGCGTCAGACTCGTAAGGGCAAGCAGTGGTACTTCGGACTGAAGGCGCACATCGGCGTTGATGCAAAAGAAGGTCACGTGCATTCGGTGGCGACGTCTGCGGCCAACGTTTCAGACGTTCACATGCTGCCGGATTTGCTGCATGGCGACGAGCGAAAGGTGTGGGGCGACGGCGGCTATCAAGGCCAGACCAAGGCCATCCGGCAGGCCGCGCCCAAGGCCCAGGACATGACCTGCAAGCGAACCAGGTTCAAGAACTATGTCGATGAAGCGGCAAAGAAGAAGAATACGACGAAATCAAAAGTAAGAGCGAAAGTAGAACATGTCTTCCGTGTCCTGAAGCGCGTCTTCGGCTTCGACAAGGTACGCTACCGAGGCATCGCCAAGAACCATCACCGGCTATGCGCCAACTTCGCCCTCATCAACCTCTACCTCCACCGCAAGCACCTGGCGGGAACCGCCGCCTAG
- a CDS encoding beta strand repeat-containing protein — MSNIPAVKSLLDLSWSTRSFKRLVAIFRSDKAFASFTLISIGMFVLSGCGTGGYPGGGIESLSVSTSTIDAGQSIPVTALVSGSSSVTWSLSGPVCVDTGCGSISNVTGKTTTYTAPASLTSPLKVVLTGSVAGTTNHQIDTITVNPDPIISGTPPAGVVGLTYSTTLIAVPGTAPMKWSIVSGSVPPGLTFDTTSGKIAGTPTIPGTSSITVQLTDSSDIPFSVTAVETITITAAPLPLVVLAGNPPLGTVGLAYGTTIHASGGVLPYSWSLASGSLPPGLTLSASTGVISGIPTLPGTFVFTAQVQDAVGTRATGVFTITISPAPLGLTTGTLPTGTVGVPYNATVAVSGGTGPYSCSLTGPLQAGLSINACNVSGTPTVSGTVSLVVKASDSSNPTLITTGTVGLTINPAPLVITTSTLPNGTVGIPYSATIGVSGGTAPYTCSLTGPLQAGLSITACTVSGTPTAAGTVSLNVKAYDSSSPILTTNGPVGLTINPAPLVITTTTLPNGTVGIPYNATIAVTGGTAPYLCTLTGALQAGLSITGCTVSGTPTVSGTVSLNVKASDSSNPTLTTTGIVGLTINPAPLVITTTTLPNGTVGIPYNATIAVTGGTAPYTCTLTGPLQAGLSITGCTVSGTPTVSGTVSLNVKASDSSNPTLTTTGIVGLTINPAPLVITTSTLPNGTVGIPYNATIAVTGGTAPYTCTLTGPLQAGLSITGCTVSGTPTVSGTVSLNVKASDSSNPTLTTTGIVGLTINPAPLVLVIASPPPATVGVPYTGPISVTGGTGPYTCVLTGGTLPAGLTISNCTISGTPTTPGTTTVTITATDSSSPTITTTGPVTIVVNPATPTLTITSPPDATVGTPYTGPIGVTGGTAPYTCTLVSGTLPPGLTINNCTITGTPTTPGKTIVTITATDSGNPIATTTAPITINVLPVPPLTFTGSLPNATLNVPYTQTLAAAGGIAPYTYTITAGTLPPGITMSSTGVVSGTPTVVGASSFTVTATDSEGTPQTASLPLVLLVVYPTTPNDPELKGPYAFLFQGYDDEVAGALSYQTATVGSFTADGTGVLTSGELDSNHQSSNPTGTTIATNELLGTYTIGTDNRGTLAITTLNADGTVAGTATYAITLKAPVAPSTISVQADFIESDSNQLQGTKGSGTLLAQDATSYTAGLTGSYVFGLSGETPCLPACTIGISAGPVASVGVFSTDGAGNLTAGTSDENIASTKYPNQALTGSYTAADGNGRLQLTMPTAGAPAGVYPSDYAVYVVSANRAFILSNDKHSSYVLLGGSAQKQTQTSFTNLSMTGPYIGYENSPTNPGLIGVTLQNVLNLSSATIFRGVGDGAGNCNTTSVDTGGLTQLANGLTGLGSGVPILNALLGSYASTGNSACTVAGNGRVVLNYPAPSGLLPGILALLGLPDVPPPARVAYLASPNQGYFLETGYAGLGNLEAQTGAPFTLANTFTGTYVYGSAPASTVASIDSAGFIQSNGDGTATSTLDLNIGVGTINVLQLGVTTPSTYTAPDSTTGRFTLNGTTVVYAINHNRYVLVDENPLTTSPSVTVLY, encoded by the coding sequence ATGTCGAATATCCCTGCCGTAAAGTCACTCCTAGATCTGTCTTGGTCAACCCGCTCTTTTAAAAGGCTTGTTGCTATCTTTAGGTCGGACAAAGCTTTCGCTTCCTTCACGTTGATAAGCATAGGAATGTTCGTTCTTTCAGGCTGCGGCACGGGAGGATACCCTGGCGGAGGGATCGAAAGTCTCTCAGTTTCCACCTCCACGATCGATGCTGGCCAGAGCATTCCAGTAACCGCTCTCGTCTCGGGAAGCTCAAGTGTTACGTGGAGCCTGTCTGGGCCGGTGTGTGTCGATACAGGCTGTGGGAGCATCTCGAATGTGACCGGGAAGACGACGACGTACACTGCGCCTGCAAGCCTCACTTCCCCGCTCAAAGTCGTGCTAACTGGCTCAGTCGCTGGTACAACGAACCACCAGATCGATACGATCACGGTTAACCCGGATCCGATTATCTCTGGAACTCCGCCGGCTGGAGTCGTCGGTTTGACCTACAGCACGACACTTATCGCAGTCCCGGGGACGGCTCCGATGAAATGGAGCATAGTGAGCGGCTCGGTACCGCCCGGATTGACGTTTGATACCACATCCGGCAAGATCGCGGGTACGCCGACAATACCCGGCACATCAAGCATTACGGTTCAACTGACCGATTCAAGTGATATTCCGTTCAGCGTGACAGCAGTAGAAACCATTACGATCACTGCGGCTCCATTACCTCTGGTGGTCCTTGCGGGCAATCCTCCATTAGGAACCGTTGGGCTTGCTTATGGAACGACGATTCATGCGAGCGGTGGGGTCCTCCCATACTCATGGAGTCTTGCCTCGGGCAGTCTGCCTCCTGGTCTGACACTGTCAGCATCAACGGGCGTCATCTCGGGAATTCCGACATTACCAGGAACCTTTGTCTTTACCGCTCAGGTTCAGGATGCGGTCGGCACCAGGGCGACCGGAGTTTTCACCATCACGATAAGCCCAGCGCCGCTCGGCCTCACCACCGGCACGCTGCCGACCGGCACTGTGGGTGTTCCGTACAACGCCACGGTCGCGGTCTCGGGTGGAACTGGGCCCTACAGCTGCTCGCTAACGGGCCCACTCCAGGCAGGTCTCTCAATCAATGCTTGTAATGTCAGCGGCACGCCCACCGTCTCTGGAACTGTCAGCCTTGTTGTCAAGGCAAGTGACTCCAGCAATCCAACTTTGATCACCACAGGAACGGTTGGTCTCACCATCAATCCGGCTCCACTCGTCATTACCACCAGCACTCTGCCGAACGGCACCGTGGGAATCCCCTACAGTGCCACCATCGGAGTATCTGGCGGAACCGCACCCTACACCTGCTCCCTTACGGGACCGTTGCAGGCTGGTCTCTCGATCACCGCTTGCACGGTTAGCGGAACTCCAACCGCAGCCGGAACTGTCAGCCTCAACGTCAAAGCCTATGATTCCAGCAGCCCGATCCTTACCACTAATGGTCCCGTTGGTCTCACCATCAATCCGGCTCCACTCGTCATCACCACCACCACTCTGCCGAACGGCACCGTAGGCATTCCCTACAACGCCACCATCGCAGTCACCGGTGGAACCGCACCTTATCTTTGCACCCTCACCGGGGCATTGCAGGCTGGCCTTTCCATCACAGGCTGCACGGTCAGTGGAACCCCCACGGTCTCTGGAACTGTAAGCCTGAATGTCAAGGCATCCGACTCCAGCAACCCAACCCTCACCACGACAGGCATAGTCGGACTTACCATCAATCCGGCTCCACTCGTCATCACCACCACCACTCTGCCGAACGGCACCGTAGGCATTCCCTACAACGCCACCATCGCAGTCACCGGTGGAACCGCACCCTACACTTGCACCCTCACCGGGCCACTACAGGCAGGCCTCTCCATCACAGGCTGCACGGTCAGCGGAACCCCCACGGTCTCTGGAACCGTAAGCCTGAATGTCAAGGCATCCGACTCCAGCAACCCGACCCTCACCACGACAGGCATAGTCGGACTCACCATCAATCCGGCTCCACTCGTCATCACCACCAGCACTCTGCCGAACGGCACCGTAGGCATTCCCTACAACGCCACCATCGCAGTCACCGGTGGAACCGCACCCTACACTTGCACCCTCACCGGGCCACTACAGGCAGGCCTCTCCATCACAGGCTGCACGGTCAGCGGAACCCCCACGGTCTCTGGAACCGTAAGCCTGAATGTCAAGGCATCCGACTCCAGCAACCCGACCCTCACCACGACAGGCATAGTCGGACTCACCATCAATCCGGCTCCACTCGTCCTCGTCATAGCCTCACCTCCACCGGCAACGGTCGGCGTCCCCTACACGGGCCCGATCAGCGTCACCGGCGGAACCGGCCCCTACACCTGCGTCCTGACTGGCGGGACACTCCCCGCCGGCCTCACCATCAGCAACTGCACCATTAGCGGAACTCCCACGACTCCTGGAACCACTACCGTTACCATCACCGCGACGGACTCCAGCAGCCCCACCATCACCACCACCGGCCCCGTCACCATCGTCGTCAACCCCGCCACCCCCACCCTCACCATCACGTCCCCTCCGGACGCGACGGTCGGCACCCCATACACGGGCCCCATCGGCGTAACCGGTGGAACCGCACCTTATACCTGCACCCTGGTCTCCGGCACCTTGCCTCCCGGCCTCACCATCAACAACTGCACCATCACTGGCACGCCGACAACCCCAGGCAAGACAATCGTCACCATCACCGCGACTGACTCAGGCAACCCGATCGCGACCACCACCGCCCCCATCACCATCAACGTTCTCCCAGTTCCTCCGCTCACCTTCACCGGTTCGCTCCCCAACGCGACTCTTAACGTCCCTTATACCCAGACCCTCGCCGCAGCAGGCGGCATCGCGCCTTACACCTATACGATAACCGCGGGCACACTCCCCCCCGGCATCACAATGAGTTCCACCGGGGTCGTCAGCGGAACACCAACCGTCGTCGGTGCCAGCAGCTTCACCGTCACGGCCACAGACTCGGAGGGCACGCCACAAACAGCCAGCCTTCCCCTTGTCCTGCTGGTCGTATACCCCACCACACCCAATGATCCTGAGTTGAAGGGACCTTACGCCTTCCTCTTTCAGGGTTATGACGATGAGGTAGCCGGCGCTCTCTCCTATCAGACCGCAACCGTCGGCAGCTTTACCGCAGACGGAACTGGAGTCCTCACCTCCGGAGAGCTGGACTCGAATCATCAGAGTTCCAATCCCACCGGCACAACCATCGCAACCAACGAGCTGCTCGGCACCTACACCATCGGTACTGACAACCGTGGCACGCTCGCCATCACCACACTCAACGCAGATGGCACCGTCGCCGGAACCGCAACCTATGCCATCACGCTCAAGGCGCCAGTCGCTCCGTCCACCATATCGGTGCAGGCTGATTTCATTGAGTCTGACAGCAACCAGTTGCAAGGCACCAAGGGCTCAGGCACCCTGCTCGCGCAGGATGCAACCTCTTACACCGCCGGTCTGACAGGGAGCTATGTCTTCGGCCTGTCGGGTGAGACACCTTGTCTGCCAGCCTGCACGATCGGCATCAGTGCAGGGCCGGTGGCGTCCGTAGGAGTCTTCAGCACAGACGGAGCGGGCAATCTCACCGCTGGTACAAGCGACGAAAACATCGCTTCCACCAAGTACCCCAACCAGGCCCTCACCGGAAGCTACACCGCAGCAGACGGCAACGGACGGCTTCAGCTTACGATGCCGACCGCAGGCGCTCCAGCCGGAGTCTATCCATCCGACTACGCGGTCTACGTCGTCAGCGCCAACCGCGCCTTCATCCTCTCTAACGACAAGCACTCCAGCTACGTCCTGCTCGGCGGATCCGCACAAAAGCAGACCCAGACGAGCTTCACCAACCTCTCCATGACCGGGCCGTACATCGGTTATGAAAATTCCCCCACAAACCCCGGACTCATCGGTGTGACGTTGCAGAACGTCCTCAACCTCTCCTCGGCAACCATCTTCCGCGGCGTCGGCGACGGTGCAGGTAACTGCAACACCACGAGCGTCGATACCGGCGGCCTCACTCAGCTTGCCAACGGACTCACTGGTCTAGGTAGCGGCGTTCCCATCCTGAACGCCCTTCTCGGCAGCTACGCATCCACTGGTAACTCTGCCTGCACCGTCGCCGGCAACGGCAGAGTCGTTCTCAACTACCCCGCACCCAGCGGTCTACTGCCGGGCATTCTCGCCCTGCTCGGCCTGCCGGATGTACCTCCGCCTGCTCGCGTTGCGTATCTTGCCAGCCCCAACCAGGGTTACTTCCTGGAGACCGGCTACGCAGGACTCGGCAACCTGGAAGCCCAGACCGGCGCTCCCTTCACCCTCGCCAATACCTTCACCGGCACCTATGTCTACGGATCCGCTCCCGCGAGCACAGTCGCCAGCATCGATAGCGCTGGCTTCATTCAGTCCAACGGAGACGGTACCGCAACCTCAACCCTCGACCTCAACATTGGAGTCGGAACCATCAACGTACTGCAGCTAGGCGTCACCACTCCTTCAACGTACACCGCACCTGATTCCACAACAGGGCGTTTCACTCTCAATGGAACGACCGTCGTCTACGCCATCAACCACAACAGGTACGTTCTGGTGGATGAGAATCCGTTGACGACCTCCCCTTCGGTAACGGTGCTGTACTAG
- a CDS encoding AAA family ATPase has protein sequence MRTTKAPRRAEAFIVTKEHRRFMEFANVVRKERYIGLCYGAAGVGKTQSARRYAHWQSVEPLLTRWGPRDEADKKIYATLARSRVLFFTPDVRANFGALRHQIDDLLGRINVCIDQHTGKTARTLPWDYVELVVLDEAERLNTAALEYLRDLFDRNDIGLILIGMPGIEKRMSRYPQLYSRVGFAHHYRPLLGDELSFVLARHWQKLGLQLDGADFTDAQAIASIARITGGNFRLLRRLFLQIERVLRVNDLTVITDDVVNAARSTLVIGVS, from the coding sequence GAACACCGCCGGTTCATGGAATTCGCAAACGTCGTTCGCAAGGAGCGCTATATCGGCCTCTGCTACGGCGCGGCAGGTGTGGGCAAAACGCAGTCCGCTAGACGGTACGCTCACTGGCAAAGCGTTGAGCCGCTTCTCACTCGCTGGGGGCCTCGCGACGAAGCAGACAAGAAGATCTATGCGACGCTCGCCCGGTCACGCGTCCTCTTCTTCACACCGGACGTACGAGCCAACTTCGGCGCGCTTCGACATCAGATAGACGATCTGCTCGGCCGCATCAATGTCTGCATCGACCAGCACACGGGCAAAACGGCTCGCACTCTGCCTTGGGACTACGTGGAGCTGGTCGTCCTCGACGAGGCGGAGCGCCTCAATACCGCCGCTCTGGAATATCTGCGTGACCTTTTCGACCGCAACGATATCGGCCTCATCCTGATCGGCATGCCGGGGATCGAGAAGCGCATGTCCCGCTACCCACAGCTTTACAGCCGAGTCGGCTTCGCCCATCACTACCGTCCGCTGCTTGGCGATGAACTGTCGTTCGTGCTCGCACGGCACTGGCAGAAGCTTGGCCTGCAGCTCGACGGGGCGGACTTCACAGACGCTCAGGCCATTGCGAGTATCGCCAGGATTACGGGAGGCAATTTCAGACTTCTACGCCGACTATTCCTGCAGATCGAGCGGGTTCTCCGGGTCAACGACCTGACCGTAATCACCGACGACGTGGTCAACGCCGCCCGCAGTACACTCGTCATTGGCGTCAGCTAG